A single window of Salmo salar chromosome ssa21, Ssal_v3.1, whole genome shotgun sequence DNA harbors:
- the LOC106582204 gene encoding 5-hydroxytryptamine receptor 1F yields the protein MDFSNCTEGIFSLGDGSEEVSIIPPSKILLTFTLSLLAVMTTAINSLVITAIIVTRKLHHPANYLICSLAVTDLLVAILVMPFSILYIQRESWQMGEAVCYMWLSVDITCCTCSILHLAAIALDRYRAITDAVEYSRKRTGLRAGITVGVVWFLSILISLPPLLWRNHGGEPEEDQCLITHHHIAFTLYSTLGAFYIPLLLILILYYKIYRAAQTLYLRRGASRGASRASRHSSMVNGTTLPSCPPDGGPDTLNLQEKSYSDPTTEGDRVRITVKSPHSESRRERECSLRRQRISGTRERRAASTLGLILGAFVVCWLPFFLKEVIVNTCGSCSTSMELADFLTWLGYLNSLINPLIYTIFNEDFKKAFQRLVRCRHRL from the exons aTGGACTTCTCTAACTGTACAGAGGGGATCTTCTCCCTGGGCGATGGGAGTGAAGAGGTTTCTATAATCCCCCCAAGTAAGATCCTCCTCACCTTCACCCTGTCCCTGCTCGCTGTCATGACAACAGCCATCAACTCCCTGGTGATCACAGCCATCATCGTAACCAGGAAGTTGCATCACCCGGCCAACTACCTGATCTGCTCTCTGGCAGTGACAGACCTGTTGGTGGCCATCTTGGTCATGCCCTTCAGCATCCTCTACATACAGAG GGAGAGCTGGCAGATGGGAGAGGCCGTGTGTTACATGTGGCTGAGTGTTGACATCACCTGCTGCACCTGTTCCATCCTCCACCTGGCAGCCATCGCTCTAGACCGCTACCGGGCCATCACTGACGCCGTGGAGTATTCACGCAAACGCACTGGCCTCCGAGCTGGGATCACTGTTGGCGTGGTATGGTTTCTGTCCATCCTCatatcccttccccctctcctgtgGAGGAACCATGGTGGGGAGCCAGAAGAGGACCAGTGTCTGATAACTCACCACCACATCGCCTTTACCCTCTACTCCACCCTGGGAGCCTTCTATATCCCCCTGCTCCTCATCCTCATCCTATACTACAAGATCTACAGAGCAGCTCAGACTCTGTACCTCCGCAGGGGGGCCAGCAGGGGGGCCAGCAGGGCCAGCCGACACTCCTCCATGGTCAACGGAACCACCCTCCCCTCCTGCCCCCCTGATGGGGGCCCCGACACCCTGAACCTCCAGGAGAAGTCCTACTCAGACCCCACCACAGAGGGAGACCGTGTGCGCATTACCGTAAAGAGTCCCCACAGCGAGTCGAGGCGGGAGCGTGAGTGTTCGTTGAGACGGCAGCGTATCTCAGGGACCAGGGAGCGACGTGCTGCATCTACGTTAGGACTGATACTGGGGGCCTTCGTGGTCTGCTGGCTGCCTTTCTTCCTGAAGGAGGTGATCGTCAACACGTGTGGCTCCTGCAGCACCTCCATGGAGCTGGCTGACTTCCTCACCTGGCTGGGGTACCTCAACTCCCTCATCAACCCTCTCATCTACACCATCTTCAATGAGGACTTTAAGAAGGCCTTCCAGAGATTGGTCAGGTGTAGGCATCGCCTCTGA